In Balaenoptera musculus isolate JJ_BM4_2016_0621 chromosome 17, mBalMus1.pri.v3, whole genome shotgun sequence, a genomic segment contains:
- the LOC118883605 gene encoding fatty acid-binding protein 9-like yields MTEPFLGTWKLVSSENFDEYMKQLGVSAAVQNLAGLAKPRITISTDRDKVNIKTESSFKNTEISFKLGEEFDETTSDNQKVKSIITLDGGSMIHFQKWLGKETTIKGQIVDGKMVVEYIMNIVSIGIYKKV; encoded by the exons ATGACTGAGCCCTTTTTGGGAACCTGGAAGCTGGTCTCCAGTGAAAACTTTGATGAGTACATGAAACAACT AGGAGTGAGTGCTGCAGTCCAGAACCTTGCTGGGTTGGCAAAACCAAGAATCACTATTAGCACCGACAGGGATAAGGTTAACATCAAAACAGAAAGTTCTTTCAAAAATACTGAGATCTCCTTCAAGCTGGGAGAAGAATTTGATGAAACCACATCAGATAACCAGAAAGTAAAG AGCATCATAACATTAGATGGTGGCTCAATGATTCATTTCCAAAAATGGCTTGGCAAAGAGACAACAATCAAAGGACAAATTGTAGATGGAAAAATGGTAGTG GAATATATCATGAATATTGTCAGCATTGGAATCTACAAAAAGGTATGA